In the Paenibacillus sp. FSL H7-0357 genome, one interval contains:
- a CDS encoding DNA polymerase III subunit alpha, translating to MSPYVHLHVHSEYSLLDGAARITDLVRRAGEYGMKSLALTDHGVMYGAIPFYKACKANGIKPIIGCEAYLTAGSRRERGSRKDQPIYHLILLAKDETGYKNLMKLISIGHLEGQHYKPRIDMESLAAHAEGIICLSACLGGEVPQHLLHGRDDEARRAALRYKEIFGGDFYLELQDHGIPEQKRVNPKLIALAAECDIPLVATNDVHYLAKEDAEVQDVLICIGTGKTVDDEERLKIGTDQLFFKSGEQMAALFPHVPEAILNTGAIAGKCNLELTFGGHILPEYSPLPEGLDAAAYLRELCRSGLEERYADTPLWASPEQKATAENRLDYELGVIESMGFSDYFLIVWDFIAYCHRQGIATGPGRGSSAGSLTAYSLRITDVDPLKYNLLFERFLNPERITMPDIDIDFSDERRDEVIAYVVDKYGQEHVAQIITFGTMAARAAVRDVGRALNLPYNEVDKAAKLIPGQLGISIARALESSPDLKALYEGNPKTRGLLDMAMKVEGMPRHASTHAAGVVISKGPLTDAVPLQAGNESTALTQYSMEHLESVGLLKMDFLGLRTLSIIERCTNWIKEMNGSTPDFRSIPDDDPLTYEMLGAGETTGVFQLESAGVRRVLKDLKPSGFEDIVSVLALYRPGPMEFIPKFIAGKHGEIEVEYPHADLTPILADTYGIIVYQEQIMQIASRMAGFSLGEADLLRRAVSKKKRETLDKERSHFVEGSLRLGYLETDANAVYDMIVRFADYGFPRAHAAAYGVLAFQTAYLKAHYPVQFMSAMLTAVMGTHRKVAEYVLECRRTGIGVLPPDVNESGVLFTPVPGEGSGHIRFGLAAVKNVGTLAVENIIAVRKERPFDSLLDFCRRVDLRVCNKRVIESLLQAGAFDRLQGHRAQLLAMLDETVDAALKWRKERDELQIQLFDDLIEMPNWEIRYPDIPKFTIGQQLELERELLGLYLSGHPLDDSAELLEEPGMQRLMDLGEAEDESQIVTAGMVVSLKEITTKSGKAMAFVEWEDQIERCEVVLFPEVWKRSRSLIEKGALLALRAKVQQEDEGFKLLAEEVAPLGADTIRSLLQRRSAAAARASAAGRTQAAGAPGGASASRAGAGGPGAARSNAGGVTAPAPARPAAAQAAAPQEAPRSAAPGPAGQRPAAADAVESAGRSPGAAGSGQRVFIKITPDSENPALLSRLQALLQTHPGPAATLLFYERDQKLLALSDGYRIEPSQELFAAIEGMLGAGTVRIK from the coding sequence ATGAGCCCTTACGTGCATTTGCATGTGCACAGCGAATACAGTTTACTGGACGGGGCGGCGCGCATTACCGATCTCGTGCGCCGGGCCGGCGAATACGGCATGAAGTCGCTGGCGCTGACCGATCATGGCGTGATGTACGGGGCAATCCCCTTCTATAAAGCTTGCAAGGCTAATGGCATCAAGCCGATCATCGGCTGTGAAGCTTATTTGACTGCCGGCTCGCGGCGTGAGCGGGGCAGCCGCAAGGATCAGCCGATCTACCACCTGATCCTGCTCGCCAAGGATGAAACCGGCTACAAAAATTTGATGAAGCTGATCTCGATCGGCCATCTGGAAGGCCAGCATTACAAGCCCCGCATCGATATGGAATCCCTGGCCGCGCATGCTGAAGGCATCATCTGCCTCAGCGCCTGCCTGGGGGGCGAGGTGCCGCAGCATTTGCTGCATGGGCGGGATGACGAAGCGCGCCGGGCGGCGCTGAGATATAAAGAGATTTTTGGCGGGGACTTCTATCTGGAGCTGCAGGATCATGGCATTCCGGAGCAAAAGCGGGTGAACCCGAAGCTGATCGCCCTTGCCGCCGAATGTGATATTCCGCTGGTCGCCACGAACGATGTGCACTATCTGGCCAAGGAGGATGCCGAGGTACAGGATGTGCTGATCTGCATCGGCACCGGCAAGACGGTGGATGATGAGGAACGGCTGAAGATCGGGACAGACCAGCTCTTTTTCAAAAGCGGCGAGCAAATGGCGGCACTGTTCCCGCATGTGCCGGAAGCCATTCTCAACACCGGGGCCATTGCCGGGAAATGCAATCTGGAGCTGACGTTCGGGGGCCACATTCTGCCGGAATATTCCCCGCTGCCGGAAGGGCTGGATGCGGCAGCTTACTTGCGTGAGCTGTGCCGCAGCGGGCTGGAGGAGCGTTATGCGGATACACCGCTGTGGGCCTCGCCGGAGCAAAAGGCAACAGCTGAGAACCGGCTCGACTATGAGCTGGGTGTCATTGAGAGCATGGGCTTCAGCGATTACTTTCTGATCGTCTGGGACTTCATCGCTTATTGCCACCGGCAGGGCATCGCTACCGGACCGGGCCGCGGATCTTCCGCAGGCAGCCTGACCGCGTACAGTCTGCGGATTACCGATGTCGATCCGCTGAAGTACAATCTGCTCTTCGAGCGTTTCCTGAATCCCGAGCGGATCACGATGCCGGATATTGATATCGACTTCAGCGACGAACGGCGCGATGAGGTCATCGCTTATGTCGTTGATAAATACGGCCAGGAGCATGTGGCGCAGATCATCACCTTCGGAACGATGGCGGCGCGGGCGGCGGTGCGTGACGTGGGCCGGGCGCTGAACCTGCCCTATAACGAGGTGGACAAGGCTGCGAAGCTGATTCCCGGCCAGCTCGGCATCAGCATTGCCCGGGCGCTGGAGAGCAGCCCTGATCTTAAGGCGCTGTATGAAGGCAATCCGAAGACCAGAGGCCTGCTGGACATGGCGATGAAGGTCGAGGGCATGCCCCGCCATGCTTCCACGCATGCCGCAGGGGTCGTCATTTCCAAAGGTCCGCTGACCGATGCTGTGCCGCTTCAGGCCGGCAATGAGAGCACCGCGCTCACCCAGTACTCCATGGAGCATCTGGAGAGTGTCGGACTGCTCAAGATGGACTTTCTGGGGCTGCGGACCTTGTCGATTATTGAACGCTGCACGAACTGGATCAAGGAAATGAACGGCAGTACACCCGATTTCCGCAGCATTCCCGATGACGATCCGCTAACCTATGAGATGCTTGGTGCGGGTGAAACGACCGGCGTCTTTCAATTGGAGTCGGCGGGGGTAAGACGCGTGCTGAAGGATCTGAAGCCTTCAGGGTTCGAGGACATAGTCTCCGTGCTGGCGCTGTACCGCCCGGGTCCGATGGAATTTATTCCTAAGTTTATTGCCGGAAAGCACGGCGAAATCGAAGTGGAGTATCCGCATGCCGATCTGACACCGATCCTTGCCGATACTTACGGGATCATCGTATATCAGGAACAGATTATGCAAATCGCCTCGCGGATGGCCGGGTTCTCGCTCGGTGAAGCCGATCTGCTGCGCCGCGCGGTGTCGAAGAAGAAACGCGAGACGCTGGATAAAGAGCGAAGTCACTTCGTGGAGGGCAGCTTGAGGCTCGGCTATCTGGAGACCGATGCCAACGCTGTCTATGATATGATTGTGCGGTTTGCCGATTACGGCTTCCCGCGCGCCCATGCTGCAGCTTACGGCGTGCTGGCCTTCCAGACGGCTTATCTGAAGGCACATTATCCTGTACAGTTTATGTCGGCGATGCTGACAGCAGTAATGGGCACACACCGCAAGGTGGCCGAATATGTGCTGGAATGCCGCCGCACGGGTATCGGCGTATTGCCGCCGGATGTCAACGAGAGCGGCGTGTTGTTTACGCCTGTGCCGGGAGAAGGCAGCGGCCATATCCGTTTTGGTCTGGCTGCGGTCAAGAATGTCGGCACGCTGGCTGTGGAGAACATCATCGCCGTCCGCAAGGAGCGGCCGTTCGACAGCCTGCTGGATTTCTGCCGCCGCGTTGATCTCCGGGTCTGCAACAAGCGCGTGATAGAATCGCTGCTGCAGGCCGGCGCCTTCGACCGTCTGCAAGGCCACCGGGCACAGCTGCTTGCGATGCTGGATGAGACAGTCGATGCCGCGCTGAAATGGCGCAAGGAGCGCGACGAGCTGCAGATCCAGCTGTTCGACGACCTGATTGAAATGCCGAACTGGGAAATCCGCTATCCGGATATCCCGAAATTCACCATCGGCCAGCAGCTGGAGCTGGAACGCGAGCTGCTCGGGCTGTATCTGTCCGGCCATCCGCTGGACGACAGCGCCGAGCTGCTGGAGGAGCCGGGCATGCAGCGGCTGATGGATCTCGGCGAGGCCGAGGATGAGAGCCAGATCGTAACGGCAGGCATGGTGGTGTCGCTCAAGGAAATTACGACAAAATCCGGCAAAGCGATGGCTTTTGTCGAATGGGAGGACCAGATCGAGCGCTGCGAGGTCGTGCTGTTCCCTGAGGTGTGGAAGCGGAGCCGCAGCCTGATCGAGAAGGGTGCGCTCTTGGCCCTGCGCGCCAAGGTGCAGCAGGAGGACGAGGGCTTCAAGCTGCTGGCCGAAGAGGTCGCGCCGCTTGGCGCCGACACGATTCGCAGCCTGCTGCAGCGTCGCAGCGCAGCTGCCGCCCGCGCGTCCGCCGCGGGCCGCACCCAGGCGGCAGGCGCACCCGGAGGTGCGTCTGCTTCCCGGGCGGGCGCAGGCGGCCCTGGCGCCGCCCGCAGCAACGCAGGCGGCGTTACCGCGCCTGCGCCCGCAAGGCCCGCTGCCGCGCAAGCAGCGGCACCGCAGGAAGCCCCGCGCTCCGCAGCGCCGGGACCGGCAGGACAGCGTCCTGCAGCCGCAGACGCTGTGGAGTCCGCTGGCCGGAGTCCCGGCGCAGCGGGGAGCGGCCAGCGTGTCTTTATCAAGATCACGCCGGACTCCGAGAACCCGGCGCTGCTCTCGCGCCTGCAGGCGCTGCTGCAGACCCATCCCGGCCCTGCAGCCACCCTGCTGTTCTACGAGCGTGACCAGAAGCTGCTCGCGCTCAGCGACGGCTACCGGATCGAGCCTTCCCAGGAGCTGTTCGCAGCGATCGAGGGGATGCTTGGAGCAGGTACAGTCCGAATAAAATAA
- a CDS encoding phosphatidylglycerophosphatase A family protein, protein MSYQMAKELLERRGVTLTSIAEIVYILQSAYYPDLTEEECLSSVKSVLGKREVQYTLMTGVALDELAEKGLLPQPLQAVMEADESLYGADETLALGITGVYGMIGLTGFGYLDKIKLGIIGKLNDDEQGIHVFLDDLVAGIAAAASARIAHRHEGAKVYPHVSGTE, encoded by the coding sequence ATGTCCTATCAAATGGCAAAAGAGCTGCTGGAGCGCAGGGGAGTCACGCTAACGTCCATCGCTGAGATCGTATATATTTTGCAGTCGGCGTATTATCCGGATTTAACCGAAGAAGAGTGTTTATCGAGCGTTAAATCGGTGCTGGGCAAAAGAGAGGTGCAGTACACGCTGATGACAGGCGTTGCGCTGGATGAATTGGCTGAAAAAGGCCTGCTGCCGCAGCCGCTGCAGGCGGTGATGGAGGCGGATGAATCGCTCTACGGAGCGGACGAGACTCTGGCGCTTGGCATCACCGGCGTATACGGAATGATCGGGCTGACAGGCTTCGGTTATCTGGATAAAATAAAGCTCGGCATTATCGGCAAGCTGAATGATGATGAGCAGGGGATTCATGTATTTCTGGACGATCTTGTCGCGGGAATTGCGGCGGCGGCATCCGCCAGAATTGCGCACCGGCATGAAGGGGCCAAGGTGTATCCCCATGTCAGCGGTACGGAATAA
- a CDS encoding acetyl-CoA carboxylase carboxyltransferase subunit alpha: protein MAGELPFEMPLVEMRKKIAELKQFGEEKGIDFSDEIARLEERYRVLEEEIYTDISASQKMHLARHHGRPTSLDLIGLIFTDFIELHGDRLYGDDLAVVGGIGKLNGVPVTVIGQQRGKDTKENILRFFGSAHPEGFRKAIRLMKQAEKFGRPIVTFVDTKGAYPGNTAEERGQSEAIASSLYEMSQLGVPVICIIIGEGGSGGALAMAVGNRVLMLEHAIYSAISPNGAASILWKDASKAEQAAEAMKITAADLLEMEVIEEIVPEPRGGAHRDYESTAAALKDAIWRHLQELSSLDFAELKEDRYRKFRKIGEFSEAQLEAVNPEEEVQNVE from the coding sequence TTGGCGGGAGAGTTGCCTTTTGAAATGCCTCTGGTAGAAATGCGCAAGAAGATTGCCGAACTGAAGCAGTTCGGTGAAGAGAAGGGCATTGATTTCAGCGATGAGATCGCCCGGCTTGAGGAACGTTACCGCGTACTTGAGGAAGAGATTTATACCGATATTTCTGCTTCACAGAAGATGCATCTGGCCCGGCATCACGGACGTCCGACTTCGCTTGATCTTATTGGGCTGATCTTTACTGATTTTATTGAGCTGCACGGCGACCGTCTGTACGGCGACGATCTGGCTGTAGTAGGCGGAATCGGCAAGCTCAATGGCGTCCCGGTTACCGTGATCGGCCAGCAGCGCGGCAAGGATACGAAGGAGAACATTCTGCGTTTCTTCGGCAGCGCGCATCCCGAAGGCTTCCGCAAGGCGATACGCCTGATGAAGCAGGCGGAGAAGTTTGGCCGTCCGATCGTTACCTTTGTCGATACCAAAGGGGCTTACCCCGGCAATACGGCGGAGGAGAGAGGCCAGTCCGAAGCGATTGCCAGCAGCCTGTATGAGATGTCTCAGCTTGGCGTGCCGGTCATCTGCATCATCATTGGTGAAGGCGGAAGCGGCGGAGCGTTGGCGATGGCTGTAGGCAACCGTGTTCTGATGCTGGAGCATGCCATCTATTCAGCGATCTCCCCGAACGGAGCGGCGTCCATTCTCTGGAAGGATGCCTCGAAGGCGGAACAAGCCGCAGAAGCGATGAAGATCACCGCCGCAGATCTGCTGGAGATGGAAGTGATTGAGGAAATTGTTCCTGAACCGCGGGGTGGCGCACACCGTGATTACGAGTCTACTGCCGCTGCGCTCAAGGATGCCATATGGCGCCATTTGCAGGAGCTGTCGAGCCTGGATTTTGCGGAACTTAAAGAAGACCGCTACCGCAAATTCCGCAAAATCGGCGAGTTTTCCGAAGCTCAGCTGGAAGCCGTTAACCCGGAAGAAGAAGTGCAGAACGTGGAGTAA
- the pyk gene encoding pyruvate kinase codes for MRKSKIVCTIGPASESLENIKKLILAGMNVARLNFSHGDFEEHGNRIKTIRQASKELGKTVAILLDTKGPEIRTGKLEVEPIELVQDEYLTLTTEEILGDQNRISITYSDLPNDVQVGSTILIDDGLIGLTVVDIQGTEIKTRIVNGGTIKSKKGVNVPGVAISLPGITEKDTNDIVFGIGQDIDFIAASFVRKASDVLEIRALLEKHNASHIQIISKIENQQGVDNLDEILAASDGLMVARGDLGVEIPAEDVPLAQKLMIEKCNIAGKPVITATQMLDSMQRNPRPTRAEASDVANAIFDGTDAIMLSGETAAGKYPVESVLTMSRIAEKAESALNHREIFMKQQIAQETTVTEAISQSVAISALDLNAKAIISSTVTGHTARVVSKYRPKSQIIAVTTQERTMRQLALVWGVTPVFGKEATSTDELLQTALKGGKDSGLVKAGDLVVITAGIPLGRSGSTNLVKVDTIPAD; via the coding sequence ATGCGGAAAAGTAAAATTGTATGTACGATCGGTCCTGCTAGTGAATCGTTGGAGAATATCAAAAAATTGATCTTGGCTGGTATGAATGTGGCCCGTCTGAACTTCTCCCACGGCGATTTTGAAGAGCACGGCAACCGGATCAAGACGATCCGTCAGGCATCTAAAGAACTGGGCAAAACTGTTGCCATCCTGCTCGACACCAAAGGACCGGAGATTCGCACAGGCAAGCTGGAAGTAGAACCGATTGAACTGGTTCAGGACGAGTATCTGACATTGACTACGGAAGAGATCCTTGGCGACCAAAACCGTATCTCCATCACTTACAGCGACCTGCCTAATGATGTTCAAGTAGGCTCGACCATCCTGATCGATGACGGCCTTATCGGACTTACCGTTGTCGACATTCAAGGCACAGAAATCAAGACCCGTATTGTTAACGGCGGTACGATCAAGAGCAAGAAGGGCGTTAACGTACCAGGAGTTGCCATCTCCCTGCCGGGTATTACGGAAAAAGACACCAACGATATCGTTTTTGGGATCGGACAGGACATCGATTTTATCGCCGCTTCCTTCGTTCGCAAAGCTAGCGACGTTCTGGAAATCCGTGCACTGCTTGAGAAGCACAATGCTTCCCATATTCAAATCATCTCCAAAATCGAAAACCAACAAGGTGTTGACAACCTTGATGAAATTTTGGCAGCTTCCGACGGCCTGATGGTTGCCCGCGGCGACCTTGGTGTGGAAATCCCTGCTGAAGATGTGCCTTTGGCTCAAAAGCTGATGATCGAAAAATGTAACATCGCCGGCAAACCGGTAATCACAGCTACCCAAATGCTGGATTCCATGCAGCGCAACCCGCGTCCTACCCGCGCTGAAGCAAGTGACGTAGCGAACGCTATCTTCGACGGAACAGATGCAATCATGCTGTCCGGTGAAACTGCTGCCGGGAAATATCCGGTAGAGTCCGTTCTCACAATGTCCCGCATTGCTGAGAAAGCTGAGTCTGCCCTGAACCACCGTGAAATCTTCATGAAGCAACAAATTGCTCAAGAAACAACGGTTACTGAAGCCATCAGCCAATCCGTAGCGATTTCCGCTCTGGACCTGAACGCTAAAGCTATCATTTCTTCGACTGTAACTGGCCACACTGCACGCGTGGTTTCCAAATACCGTCCTAAATCGCAAATTATTGCCGTGACTACTCAAGAAAGAACTATGCGTCAATTGGCTCTCGTATGGGGCGTAACTCCTGTATTCGGTAAAGAAGCAACGTCGACAGACGAATTGCTGCAAACTGCCCTTAAAGGCGGTAAAGATTCCGGTCTGGTTAAAGCAGGCGATCTTGTTGTAATTACAGCGGGTATCCCACTGGGACGTTCCGGTTCTACAAACCTGGTGAAAGTAGACACCATTCCAGCTGACTAA
- a CDS encoding G1 family glutamic endopeptidase has translation MSTVYKLKRGRPCLTDKTNKGRAQSTGFGWTSSNWSGYAITGKKGAFRRISGEWVVPYVKPTSKASYSSAWIGIDGFKNSNLIQTGTAHESINGIVRYYPWWEILPAMETVIPLPVSPGDRMRATIAKISRGKWRITLRNLSKNWIFRTIQHYTGPQSSAEWIMEAPQVGGTIGALARVTPTRFSRCTINGKSPKLTPADGGIMVQNKTAVAVPSSPNSAGDTFVVKRVYHKGSPLVNTRNPILIRS, from the coding sequence GTGAGCACAGTTTATAAATTAAAGCGCGGTCGGCCTTGTCTCACGGACAAAACCAATAAGGGAAGAGCTCAAAGCACAGGCTTCGGCTGGACCTCCAGCAACTGGAGCGGATATGCCATCACAGGCAAAAAAGGAGCCTTCCGGAGGATCTCCGGCGAGTGGGTTGTCCCCTATGTCAAGCCCACTTCCAAAGCCAGCTATTCCTCGGCCTGGATTGGAATCGACGGCTTCAAAAACAGCAATCTGATTCAGACCGGCACCGCACATGAATCTATAAATGGAATCGTCCGCTACTATCCCTGGTGGGAAATACTGCCGGCAATGGAAACGGTTATTCCTCTCCCGGTCTCTCCCGGAGACCGTATGCGGGCAACGATCGCCAAGATCAGCCGCGGCAAATGGCGCATAACCCTGCGGAATCTCAGTAAGAATTGGATTTTCCGCACTATACAGCATTACACAGGCCCACAGTCCTCCGCTGAATGGATCATGGAAGCCCCCCAAGTCGGCGGAACTATAGGCGCGCTTGCCCGGGTAACACCCACAAGGTTCAGCCGCTGCACGATCAACGGTAAAAGCCCTAAGCTCACTCCAGCCGATGGAGGTATTATGGTACAGAACAAAACCGCAGTTGCCGTCCCTTCAAGCCCCAACTCCGCCGGAGATACTTTTGTAGTTAAACGTGTATATCATAAGGGCTCGCCTCTCGTTAACACAAGAAACCCCATTCTCATACGTTCCTAG
- a CDS encoding MFS transporter, translated as MEKLLKLRGFYLFLGLAGGSFGSYLTLLLKYNGMDVSQIGMMMAVGTLIAICIQPVWGLISDRYNQARLVLILSVAVPAVLAVFYRSEYFIVLLLVYTVSTIFSSTQAPIADSYAIAAANRAGSTYGSIRLMMSIGAAVGAYAGGQYVERFSVSTIWLPFLLLNSVAVIFALTLPRQAEENHMMSQSLAQGVKKLLGNRIFLAFLGGSFLVNQTMTAFGTYFVVAFQSVGGSTGYAGIALFLASVTNVPSMLYASKVIRKLGRERTLLLGALIYVLRWGIQVAFPHPSVMIGVQVLHGLSFGLFYIAAVEYVSQITSSEMQATGQSVFNIVFSGFAGILGNLLNGFLLSQGGVGLMNVSCMISSAVGAVLLFYVARSSRSSVPKTMSSGGVGV; from the coding sequence ATGGAAAAACTACTGAAGCTGCGCGGCTTTTATCTCTTCCTGGGACTTGCCGGCGGCTCGTTTGGTTCTTATCTGACGCTGTTGCTGAAGTATAACGGAATGGATGTCAGCCAAATTGGTATGATGATGGCGGTAGGAACACTTATTGCCATATGTATTCAGCCTGTATGGGGTCTTATCTCCGACAGGTATAACCAGGCGCGTCTTGTACTTATTCTAAGTGTGGCTGTGCCGGCGGTGCTGGCCGTATTCTACCGTTCGGAATATTTCATCGTTCTTCTGCTGGTATACACGGTGTCCACGATCTTCTCGTCCACACAGGCCCCTATCGCCGATTCTTACGCCATTGCAGCGGCGAACAGAGCCGGATCCACCTACGGCAGCATCCGGCTGATGATGAGCATAGGAGCGGCTGTAGGGGCCTATGCCGGTGGGCAGTATGTTGAGAGATTTTCAGTCTCTACGATATGGCTCCCGTTCCTGCTCTTAAATTCAGTTGCCGTCATTTTTGCCCTGACTCTGCCCAGACAGGCGGAAGAGAATCATATGATGAGCCAATCGCTGGCTCAAGGGGTCAAAAAATTGCTCGGCAACCGCATCTTCCTGGCTTTTCTGGGCGGCAGCTTTTTGGTGAACCAGACGATGACAGCTTTCGGCACTTATTTTGTGGTTGCCTTCCAATCTGTCGGCGGCTCCACCGGGTATGCCGGAATTGCGCTTTTCCTAGCCTCTGTGACCAACGTACCCTCCATGCTGTATGCCTCGAAAGTCATCCGTAAGCTGGGACGCGAGCGTACGCTGCTGCTGGGTGCACTGATCTATGTGCTGCGCTGGGGGATTCAGGTAGCCTTTCCCCATCCTTCGGTGATGATCGGCGTGCAGGTGCTGCACGGTCTGTCATTCGGGCTCTTTTATATTGCTGCTGTTGAATATGTGTCGCAGATTACCTCATCCGAAATGCAGGCAACAGGCCAAAGTGTCTTCAATATCGTATTTTCCGGTTTTGCGGGAATTCTGGGCAATTTGCTGAATGGATTTCTGCTTAGTCAGGGCGGTGTCGGGCTGATGAATGTGTCTTGCATGATAAGTTCTGCCGTCGGGGCGGTACTGCTCTTCTATGTAGCCAGAAGCTCAAGGAGCAGCGTTCCGAAGACGATGTCCTCGGGCGGAGTTGGCGTCTAG